In Planctomycetia bacterium, one DNA window encodes the following:
- the vsr gene encoding DNA mismatch endonuclease Vsr, whose protein sequence is MDRITEERRRWNMSRIRGRDTGPEKVVRSLLHRMGCRFRLYRRDLPGCPDIVLPKHRSVVFVHGCFWHRHARCRFSYTPKSRVGFWSAKFAENVRRDTRVRRALRNLGWRVIIVWECQTANPQVLVTKLARAFEQKERSRAGTHPVVGEKRRSCCCRAMAAADRQNHRSGVSF, encoded by the coding sequence ATGGACCGAATAACAGAGGAACGGCGGCGCTGGAACATGTCGCGGATTCGCGGCCGCGACACCGGGCCGGAGAAGGTCGTGCGGTCGCTGCTGCATCGCATGGGCTGCCGCTTCCGCCTTTACAGACGTGATCTGCCGGGTTGCCCGGATATAGTGCTCCCGAAGCACCGCAGCGTGGTCTTCGTGCATGGTTGCTTCTGGCATCGTCATGCTCGGTGCAGATTCTCTTACACGCCCAAAAGTCGCGTCGGCTTCTGGTCGGCGAAATTCGCCGAGAACGTCAGGCGCGATACCCGCGTACGGCGTGCCTTGCGAAATCTGGGTTGGCGCGTTATCATCGTATGGGAATGCCAGACGGCCAATCCGCAAGTGCTGGTGACCAAACTGGCACGGGCTTTCGAGCAAAAGGAGCGATCACGTGCGGGAACGCATCCGGTCGTTGGTGAAAAACGCCGATCGTGCTGCTGCCGCGCGATGGCTGCGGCAGACCGTCAGAACCATCGGTCCGGGGTTTCATTTTGA